GTCATATTTACATTGAAATAGTATCTATCTGCTTGACAATTTGATTTATCAGGTCCGAGAGATCTGGAGGAACAAGTTGCAGGAAACTTGCAGTAGTAGTGATTCCCTGCTTGAAGCATACTGCTGCCAAGTTGAGACATGCACTCAGATAGCATTGAAATGTATGGACAAAGAAAGTCAGAAAAGGCCTGACATAGTGAAGATCACTGAGAAGCTTAATGAGATTGAAATTGGGGCTGACAAGGTAATTAATATCATTTGTGAAGGCATATACTAGGTATCTAGGTCAGGGACACAGTCTTACTATATGTCCAATGATGTAATCAGTTCCCTTTGTTTTGTTCTTCTATCATATTAGTAATTTCTTCTCAAAAAGTGTTGATCACTACATAATTCAAGAGCCTAATACAATTTCTCGAGCCTCTAGAATGAGGGTTAAACCTAGTGCTGATTCCTCAATGTATCTAGTTATTTACCTAGCTATTCACTATTCACTGTCTAGTAGTTTTCAGTTGATGCCTTAGCATCCAACTAGTatctgctttatgcagttagaTTATGCTGTAGTGGTTGAGGACCTTCTTGTATCCCAAGTTTGCTTTTGCCTATATAATTCAATGAAGTGGCCtatggccaagctgccctctggcaggAACCAAATTCCCTACTTTTGAGTGTTACCTGGCTAACAATTGGTATCTAGAGCCTAGGTTTTGCTAGAGCTAGAGCCATGTCCACCTCCAGCGAACGTGCGCACCGCGCAGCCGTTGCCGCCAACGCCGGCAACGGAGCGGTGATCAACCCCATTGCTGGTGTGGCAGATCCAGATGCTGATCCATCCCAACGCTTGGCCGCTGCAGAGGCCACAGCCACACAGGCGATCAAGACAGCCAAGCAGGCAGCGGCAGTGGCCTAGGCCACAACAGCCACAGCCGCCGCACTGCACGTAGAAATGGGAGAGGCAGCCTAGAGGATCGTGGAGTCCTAACCGACGCCGCGTTCCATCACCGTCGTCGGAGCACCATTGTGGATGCGGAGGCCATCGTGGGTCTCCTACGGCCATCCAGACGGTGTATAAGGAGTCTGACATGggtgcgccatggccgatgctCACGAAGACCAACTACCATGAGTGGAGCCTGCTGATGAAGGTCAAGATGTAGGCTCACCAGCTCTAGGAGGCTGTCGAGGGTGGCGTGGTGCCGTACCATGACGATCGGTGGGCGCTAGAGGCTATCATCTCCGTCATGCCTACAGAGATGGGAACTCCGCTCGCCGACAAGGCCACGACAAAGGAGGCATGGGACTTCATCGCCGTGGCATGCATCAGGGTTGATCGGGTCCACTGGGCGACGTTGCATCGGTTGCGTCGCGACtgggagaacctcttctttcgTGCTAGTGGGCAAGTTGAAGATTTTGCGCTCTGGCTTACCACCCTAATGCAACAGATGGCCTGCCATGGTGACGAGGACCTCATGGAGGTACGCGCGGTGCTGAAGAAAGTACTCCCAGCTAGTGATCGCGATAGAGACGCTCCTCGACTTCGAGGAGCTCACTATTGAGGAGGTCACTAGGAGGCTAAAGATGGTGGATGATCGTGATGAAGCACCTCCCACCGAGCCAATCACCATCGGTGGCAAGCTGATGTATACCAAGGAGCAGTGGCTCGCtcagcagaagaagaagaagaaaaagggaggaggagaaggctccAGCCCCACCAGCTCATCCAAGGAACGCCGCCGGCGTCCTCGCGGTGGCAAGAAGGGGAAGCCGAAGGGAGATCATGACGGCGACGGGCAAGgggagaaggcggcggcggcgtaggGCGAATCATGACGACACCCTGCCTCAACTACTTTCACACCGATCACTGGGCAAAGGATTGCCCCCATCCTCGACGCGAGCATGGCGGAGCAGCGCACGTCGCAGAAGTAAAGGAGGATGATGCAGCTCTCTTCCTCACCCATGGCTTCCTAGAGCTAGATGTAGAGGTGAACGACAGGAAGGTGCAAGCTTCAGGCTTCTACTCCAAGACCGATGCCTCCCTCGACATCGAGGAGCCACAAGCCCGTGCTTTCCTCAACACTGGCTCCGCTGAGGACAAGCTCAACGGATGGTACCTCAACAGCGGCACCACCCACCCACATGACCGGCCGTCGCGAGCTCTTCTCCGACCTCGACACCTCTATTCATGGTTCAGTGAGATTTGGTGACACGTCAAGGGTGGAGATTCAAGGTGTGGGCTCGATCGTGTTTGAGGGCAAGACTGGCAAGCACCGCGTCTTACACAGCGTCTACTACATTCTCGGAGCTGTGCAACTCCATCATGAGCTTTGGCTAGCTCGATGAAGGTGGTCCAAGGTGGAGATCGACAAGGGCATGCTCAGAAATTGGGATCGGCGTCGGCGACTTCTCGTCGAGGTTTGCCATCCGGCCCAAGCCGCCTCTATGTCCTCCACCTCGAGAAGGCACGACCACTCTGCCTTGCTACAAGGAAGGATGATGAAGCCTGGTGTTGGCACTAGCGGTTTGGCCACCTCCACTTCGAGGTGCTTCACAAGCTTGGCAAGGAGGCCATGGTGCGTGGGATGCCGGTGATCAACCACGTCGAGTAGCCCTGCAACACCTGTGTCACAATGAAGTAGCGCTGGCACCCTTTCCCCGCGAAGCAGTGTACCATGCGCAGGAGCAGCTCGAGCTTGTTCATGGTGATCTCTGTGGACCCGTGATGTCGGCGACTCTAGGCGAGCGGTGCTGTTTCCTATTGCTGGTGGATGACACGTCCTACTTCATGTGGGCTGTCTTGCTACTGTCCAAGGATGCTACCACGGACGCCATCAAGCAGGTCTAGGCTATAGCAGAGAAGGAGAGCGGCCACAAACTTCGGGTGCTGTGCACTGACAATGGCAACAGTTCACTGTCGCAGAGTTTGCTGCCTACTGTGCCGATGAGGGCATCTAGCGCCACTTCTCAGCGCCCTACTCGCCTTAGTAGAATGATATGGTTGAACACTGGAATCAGACTTTGGTCGCTATGGCCTGGTCGCTGCTGAAGCAGAGGAGGATGCCAACCAAGTATTAGGGGGAGGCGGTGAAGATAGTAGTTCACCTGGTCAATCGCTCACTGACTCGAAGCTTGCTGGGCaagaccacctacgagtcctgGCACAGGCGCACGCCGGTGGTCTGCCACCTAAAGACCTTCGGCTGCGTCGCCTACACCTCGAGAAGCTCAACGATCATGGCAAGCCTGGCGTCTTCATCGGGTACGCGGAAGGAGCAAAGGCGTACCACATCCTGGACATGGTGACATAGTGCATGAAGGTTGCCCACAACGTCATCTTCAATGAGGGCTGTGGCTAGGACTGGTCCACACTAGACCCTAGCAGCTCGACATTGGTGGCGAGTGACTTCACCGTCGAGTACTGGTGGCCTAGAGGAGCAGGGGGAGCACAAAGTGCATCTCCGGTGGTGGCTAGAACTACATCACCAACGTCACCACCACTTGCGTCACACTCGCCGTCACCAAGTCCAGGGAGCCCGGAGGGACATCAGTAGCTGTGGCTACTCCTCCAGTACCATAGCCGgctacaccaccacca
This sequence is a window from Miscanthus floridulus cultivar M001 chromosome 10, ASM1932011v1, whole genome shotgun sequence. Protein-coding genes within it:
- the LOC136488905 gene encoding cysteine-rich receptor-like protein kinase 43 — its product is MHKDLEEPIYHFDLKPDNILLDKDMVSKTADFGLSKIFGQDIARTTHNPYGTLGYQPPEYIHGGEISGKFDIFSLGAVMIRIVSGPMGYPKSSDMPSYEYIDQVREIWRNKLQETCSSSDSLLEAYCCQVETCTQIALKCMDKESQKRPDIVKITEKLNEIEIGADKSLGFARARAMSTSSERAHRAAVAANAGNGAVINPIAGVADPDADPSQRLAAAEATATQAIKTAKQAAAVA